The following coding sequences lie in one Drosophila bipectinata strain 14024-0381.07 chromosome XR, DbipHiC1v2, whole genome shotgun sequence genomic window:
- the LOC108123864 gene encoding probable phosphorylase b kinase regulatory subunit alpha isoform X11, with translation MRSRSNSGVRLDYYQRIVHRLILAHQEPVTGLFPASNVNSHAWIRDNVYCILAVWGLSMAYKKIADQDEDRAKCYELEQSCVKLMRGLLMAMMNQKDKVEKFKMTQSPYDSLHAKYSSKNGLPVVGDNEWGHLQIDAVSLYLLILAQMTASGLQIVFSLDEVSFIQNLVFYIESAYSIPDYGIWERGDKTNHGEPELNASSIGMAKAALEAMNELDLFGARGGPASVIHVLADEAHKCQAVLQSMLPRESNSKELDSGLLCVIGFPAFAVDDAQLIHNTKDAILSRLQGKYGCKRFLRDGYRTPKEDPSRLYYERWELRMFENIECEWPLFYCYLILFHAFQSDKRAVQEYADRLEKIMVRSEDGILLVPESYAVPQDLVGFEYQKPGSQVREVVGRCPFLWGQSLFILGRLLQEGFLAVGELDPLNRRLGAQKKPDVVVQVVIIAEDNEIRDKLAEHDLHVQTIAEVAPIEVQPARVLSHLYTYLGRNRKLGLSGRKSRDVGILSTSKLYSLKDRIFAFTPQHIDYEEYYTTRDPDLLASNFTTNLAFLTNNWRHMLGRPTITLMATHYMLDQEKIPLAMIQTMRKLKSGYINGTRVMLGSLKDFLNTSAITDLSFLGSTEDGYPDRLHPDVQTYLEEHLLRSFSNRSTMNLRGGQLRPRTLRRRMSCKGAIKKTRSINVDSDNLGMEGPSPLTERRLSSIVPPPWLQANKQSHVSVFATTPEEGPSSPLQLGNELSVRENIYPVDPHNNRSAIDRRSEFVRQQEKVEELIAMLRETENLEEQGDILQYLVDTQGLDFNTGMLEEGRVVTVRDLLKGLYEKACQQKLWGLVRHTAGMLGKRVEDLAKAVTDLLVRQKQVTVGMPPNNEHTITAPLPEVELRQLIHDAYGDDESTAMLTQELMVYLAMFIRTEPQLFHEMLRLRVGLIIQVMAKELSRTLNCDGEAASEHLLNLSPFEMKNLLYHILSGKEFAVSSVARGNLSIVSCKSSRVSKKSQIGLGDPEGEDALIATIDDRQGQWLRRRRLDGALNRVPRDFYSRVWTVLEKCQGLAIEGRVLQQSLTQEMTPGELKFALEVETALNQIPQPEYRQLVVEALMVLTLVTEHNMVPTLGGIIYVEHLVHKANQLFLEDQRKVQGDATLCCAKIKDGKEQQQAASGMLLCGGAAYICQHLYDSAPSGSYGTMTYMSRAVALVLDCVPKHGEMECAIS, from the exons ATGCGTTCTCGGAGCAATTCTGGAGTCCGCCTGGACTACTACCAGCGCATAGTCCACCGACTAATCCTAGCTCACCAGGAACCTGTGACGGGGCTGTTCCCCGCCTCCAACGTGAATTCTCATGCCTGGATCCGCGACAATGTCTACTGCATTCTGGCCGTATGGGGACTGTCCATGGCTTACAAAAAGATCGCCGATCAAGACGAGGATCGGGCCAAGTGCTACGAGCTCGAACAGAGCTGCGTTAAGCTGATGCGCGGCCTCCTAATGGCCATGATGAACCAAAAGGACAAGGTGGAGAAGTTCAAGATGACCCAGAGTCCGTACGACTCCTTGCACGCCAAGTACTCCAGCAAAAATGGCTTGCCCGTCGTGGGCGACAACGAGTGGGGTCACTTGCAGATCGATGCTGTGTCCCTGTACCTTCTAATTCTCGCCCAGATGACGGCCTCGGGGCTGCAGATTGTCTTTTCCTTGGACGAGGTGTCCTTCATCCAGAACTTGGTCTTCTATATCGAGTCGGCCTACTCTATACCGGACTATGGAATCTGGGAGCGAGGCGACAAAACCAATCATG GTGAACCCGAGCTGAATGCCAGCTCCATTGGCATGGCCAAGGCCGCTCTAGAGGCCATGAACGAGCTGGACCTGTTCGGGGCCCGCGGTGGTCCCGCCAGTGTCATCCATGTCCTGGCTGACGAAGCCCATAAGTGTCAGGCGGTGCTCCAATCGATGCTTCCTCGCGAATCCAACTCTAAAGAGCTCGACTCGGGACTTCTGTGCGTCATCGGCTTCCCTGCTTTCGCCGTGGACGATGCCCAGTTAATACACAACACCAAAGACGCGATCCTCTCCAGGCTGCAGGGAAAGTACGGCTGCAAGCGGTTCCTGCGCGACGGCTACCGCACTCCCAAAGAAGATCCATCCAGGCTCTACTACGAGCGCTGGGAGCTGCGCATGTTTGAGAACATCGAGTGCGAGTGGCCGCTCTTCTATTGCTATCTGATCCTGTTCCACGCCTTCCAGAGCGACAAGCGGGCGGTGCAGGAGTACGCCGACCGTTTGGAGAAGATCATGGTTCGATCAGAGGACGGAATACTGCTGGTGCCGGAGAGCTACGCGGTGCCCCAGGATTTGGTGGGCTTCGAGTACCAAAAGCCGGGCTCGCAGGTCCGCGAAGTGGTCGGTCGGTGCCCGTTTTTGTGGGGCCAGTCCTTGTTCATCCTGGGACGCTTGCTCCAGGAG GGTTTCCTGGCCGTGGGCGAGCTGGATCCTTTGAATCGACGCCTCGGCGCGCAGAAGAAGCCAGACGTGGTCGTCCAAGTGGTCATTATTGCCGAGGACAACGAGATTCGCGACAAGCTGGCGGAGCATGATCTGCATGTGCAGACCATAGCCGAGGTGGCCCCCATCGAAGTGCAGCCGGCCCGGGTGCTCAGCCATCTGTACACCTACTTGGGTCGTAACCGAAAGTTGGGCCTGAGCGGCAGGAAGTCGCGCGACGTGGGCATCCTCAGCACCAGCAAGCTGTATTCTCTCAAGGATCGCATCTTTGCCTTCACCCCGCAG CATATCGACTATGAAGAATATTATACCACACGCGATCCCGACTTGCTTGCCAGCAATTTTACCACAAATTTAGCCTTCTTGACCAACAATTGGCGCCACATGTTGGGCAGGCCGACAATCACACTAATGGCAACCCACTATATGCTAG ATCAGGAAAAGATACCGCTGGCCATGATTCAGACCATGCGCAAACTCAAGTCTGGCTACATCAACGGCACCCGGGTGATGCTGGGAAGTCTGAAGGACTTCCTCAACACCTCGGCCATCACGGACCTGAGCTTCCTGGGCAGCACGGAGGACGGCTACCCGGATCGCCTGCACCCGGACGTCCAGACCTACTTGGAGGAGCACCTGCTTCGCTCGTTCAGCAACCGCAGCACCATGAATCTCCGAGGTGGCCAGCTTCGGCCCAGGACCTTGAGGCGGCGCATGTCCTGCAAGGGAGCCATCAAGAAGACCCGCTCCATCAATGTCGACT CCGACAACCTGGGCATGGAGGGACCCTCGCCTCTGACCGAACGCCGACTCTCCTCGATTGTTCCCCCGCCCTGGCTGCAGGCCAACAAGCAGAGCCACGTCAGTGTGTTTGCCACCACCCCGGAGGAGGGACCCAGCTCCCCGCTGCAGCTGGGCAATGAGCTCTCCGTGCGGGAGAACATCTACCCGGTGGATCCGCACAACAACCGCTCGGCGATCGACAGGCGCAGCGAGTTTGTTCGCCAGCAAGAGA AGGTGGAGGAGCTGATTGCCATGCTGAGGGAGACGGAGAACCTGGAGGAGCAGGGCGACATTCTGCAGTACCTGGTGGACACCCAGGGCCTGGACTTCAACACGG GCATGCTGGAGGAGGGACGCGTCGTCACCGTGCGCGACCTGCTCAAAGGACTCTACGAGAAGGCGTGCCAGCAGAAGCTCTGGGGCCTCGTCCGACACACGGCCGGCATGCTGGGCAAGCGGGTGGAGGACCTGGCCAAGGCCGTGACGGATCTTCTAGTGCGACAGAAGCAGGTTACTGTGGGCATGCCGCCCAACAACGAGCACACCATTACGGCTCCCCTGCCGGAGGTTGAGCTGCGTCAGCTTATCCACGAT GCCTATGGGGACGACGAAAGCACGGCCATGCTGACGCAGGAGCTCATGGTATACCTGGCCATGTTCATACGCACCGAGCCGCAGCTGTTCCACGAGATGCTGCGCCTGCGCGTGGGCCTCATCATCCAGGTGATGGCCAAGGAGCTGTCGCGCACGCTCAACTGCGACGGCGAGGCGGCGTCGGAGCATTTACTTAACCTCTCGCCCTTCGAGATGAAGAACCTGCTGTACCACATTCTTAGCGGAAAGGAGTTCGCCGTCAGCAGTG TTGCCCGCGGCAATCTCTCCATTGTCAGCTGCAAGAGCAGTCGCGTCAGCAAGAAGAGCCAGATCGGCTTGGGCGATCCGGAAGGGGAGGATGCCCTGATAGCAACCATCGACGACCGGCAGGGGCAGTGGCTGCGACGCCGCCGTCTAGACGGTGCCCTGAACAGGGTGCCCAGGGACTTCTATTCGCGCGTGTGGACGGTTCTGGAGAAGTGCCAGGGCCTGGCAATCGAGGGAAGGGTCTTGCAGCAGAGTCTCACCCAGGAGATGACGCCCGGCGAGCTGAAGTTCGCCCTGGAGGTGGAGACGGCCCTGAACCAGATCCCGCAGCCCGAGTACCGACAGCTGGTGGTGGAGGCCCTGATGGTGCTAACCCTGGTGACCGAGCACAACATGGTGCCAACTTTGGGCGGAATCATCTACGTGGAACACCTCGTGCACAAGGCCAATCAACTGTTCCTCGAGGACCAGCGTAAGGTGCAGGGCGATGCCACGCTGTGCTGCGCCAAGATCAAGGACGgcaaggagcagcagcaggcagCCTCCGGCATGTTGCTCTGCGGCGGAGCAGCCTACATCTGCCAGCACTTGTACGACAG TGCCCCCAGTGGTAGCTACGGAACCATGACGTACATGTCCCGGGCGGTGGCCCTCGTCCTGGACTGTGTGCCAAAGCACGGCGAGATGGAGTGCGCCATTTCATAA